DNA sequence from the uncultured Campylobacter sp. genome:
TAAACAAGTAAGCTAATGTGCCGAAAATTTCGCCTGGAAAACCGGTTAGATTTGCTATTTTAGCAGCTTCTATTTCCTTTGCTAAATACTTGAGAACTTCTCTAAATTTATTATCTAAAATTTGGGAACGTATATACTTATTTTTAACTTCTCTACGTCAGCCGCTTTAAGAGCTTCGTCAAAATCATACTTCTCGCATTTAACTTCACTTCATTTGCTGTCAATGGGATGCACTCGCTCTAAGAAAAACGTCTGCGAAAGTTTTTACCTTATCTTGAGCCTAAATTTAAAACTCCAAGCGATAGAAAAGCTGCTATGACTCCGCTAGCGCGGGCAAATCGGCAAAAGGCATCAAAGAAGCAGACAGGTCTTGCAAGATACGTAAAACAGTTAGCGCCGTTACAGCTGATGCCCGTAAAATAGCCGTACAAATGGCGTTTTAAGTATTTTGCCAAGATTACGCAAGGAGGTCAAAAAATAAATATCGCAGCAAATCTAAAATAAAACTTATGCAAAAAGCGCGATTATTGATTGCGGACGGGTTGCCTAGCTTTAAAGTCGGTCGCGGCAAACAAACTTGCTCAAAGATACGCGCAAACGGCGCCTAAATTTTAGTTTTTGCCAAAAGCAGGCTGGATTAAACCGCGTAAAGTCAAATAGGCGGCATATAAAGAGCGTAAATTTGGGCAAGGAAGACTTCAAGAAGATGATATAATGCGCTCAAAAATCGCTAAAAGGTCGCAGTTATGGAGCCGAAAAATAAGGCTATAAGATTAAAAGCAAGATTAAGACTAGCCGCAAGGAAGCTTAAAACCGCCTTTTTCATTAGCTTGGGCGCTTACGCTTTGGTTGCTTTGAGCTTATTTGCCGTGCCCGAAAACATCTTGTCTGCTCACACGGTTTTTAGAGAATTTACGACGTTTATGGCGGATTTTTATCCTGCTATAAGCACGGCGCAGACTAAAACTGCCTTTGGCGATGTAGCGGCGTTTCATCTTAGCTATTTATGCTTTTTTATGCTCGTTTGTTTGCTGTTTGCGGGACTTTACGGCGTGGCAAAAGGAGCTACCGGCAGGCTTGAGGGAAGCAAAAGCAACGCCCAAGCACTTTCGCAAGGCATTATTTTATTTGCGCTTATCGTATGCTTTTTGGTATTTGGCGGACTTAATGATTTTTTCTCTGGCTATTGGATATGGCACACTTATCGGCCGACGCGAGAGTTTACGATGCAGATAAGATTTGAACTATTTTTTTACTATGAATTGATCGGCTTTGGTATTGCGAATTTTTGCGTGATGATGTCGGCATATCTTATTATACAGATTTGTAGGCAGCTGTGGGCGTTTGTTTTGCTTAGGGCTCGCCAAACGGCTGCGTTTTTCAGGCGGATTTTATCGCGCCCTTATGCTAGGCGGTAAAGCTTGTAAATTGGACCGTTTGACGCGAGAAACGCTAAATTTAAACAGCTAAAATCATAAATTTAACCCGCGCGGCGCATTTGCTTCATTTTCATGCGGATAATGTTTGCTCTCAGCAATGCTTCCTCTTTGCCTGGCAAGTTTGAGAGCCGCTCTAGCGCCTCTTTGGCTAGTTTTTCTGATTTGCTTAAGTCATTTTTTGCGCTTAAATCATCTAGCAGCTTTGCGTTTGCTTTCGCCGCGCTTAGGCATAAAAAGTCAAAATATACGCAAAATACGAGCAAAATCTGCGCGCACGGGACGTAAATGCTAAAAATATCCCTTGAAATTATCGCCGTAACAAGCCCGCAAGGCAGCTCTAAAAGCGCCAAGCGAAACGAAAAAACGTAAAAATACCGCTCCTCTAGCCTTGCAATCAGCGAAAATCCAAAAAGTAGCGCATCTAAAAGCAATCCGGAAGCCGGCCCGCCAAAAATATTTGCCCAGGCGCTCCAAGTAAAATCAAAAATGATATTTTGCGAAACTAGCACGATATAAAGCGATAAGATGAACGTGGACGCGAACATGGCGAGGCTAAATTTAGGGTCCTGCAAGCAAAGGCGCGCGGCAAATTTGATAAAAGTATAAAATTTCGCCAAAACGCCCAAAACAAAATATCCTACCGCCGCCAAAAACAGCGCGCAAGCGCAGAAAAATACAACCGTAAAAGTCGTTTTGCCCAAATTTTTCCTTTTTTTGTATTGTTAATTAATGGATAAATTTTGCTGTTTGAGCCGTTAAATTTGGCTTAAATTTATCCGTAAACGGCGGCTAAATTTAGATCGCGTCCGAGCCTGACGCCTCATATATCGCGTTTGGCTTGCGACTTTTAGTAAATAAAAAATATCTGCATCGCCTACGCTTCCGCCGTCGTAAAAATCCGAAATCTCTTTTAACTGCGCTTATACGGACACCAAGCTTGCTTTGGATCAGATTTGTATCCGTAGTCCCGCAGCCGTCGCCGCCGCCGTAGATTTTGGTATTTCTTTTTGTTTGCTTTATATTTATATTTTGCCTTTTGGTTGCGTTGCGGACGCAAATTTAAGCCGCCAAGACTTTGTTTTAGCTAATTTGCGCTCATACCTAAAATCAGGCAAGGCCGGCGCGCTAGGGCTTGCAAGCTACCTCTATGCAAGCGTGAAATTTGCGGAGAAAAAATAGCGCGTAGGCCAAATTTACGAAAGAGCTTCGGCGAAATTAGCGCGCTTTTAGCCCGCGCTTTAAAATAGCGGCTTTGCGGGTCTAAGTTTTTAAAATTTATCCACGCGATTAGCCATACCGACTGTTTTATTAATCGATTATGTCCGCGCTATCCGCCCAAAGCTCTTAAATTTGCCTCTCGTTAGAGCGCTAAATTTTAAAATTTAGCGACAACACGCAAGAATTTAAAGCGCGAGCCGCCAAAATTTAGCTACTTTATAAACCCGACCTGCGGTAAAATTTCAGCCAGCGCCGCGTCCTTTTTCTCGTTAAATTTGACCTTGTTCTGCTCAAAAAGATTATTTCCGTGCGCGTCGATTGAGACGATGAGCGGGCCAAACTCCTTCACGCGGCACTTCCACAGCGTCTCGGGCATCCCAAGCTCCGTCCAGTCCGCGCTCTCGATCTCCTCGACCTGCGTCGCGGCGACCACCGCGCAGCCTGCCGGAAATACGCAGTGTATCGCGCCAAACTCCTTGCAGCCGCTCATCGTGCCCTCGCCCATGCCGCCTTTGCCCACTATCAGACGCACGCCCGTTTTAGCGATAAACTCGCGTTCGAATTTCTCCATCCGCATGCTCGTAGTCGGCCCCACGGAGACCATCTCAAAGCCCTCTTTACCGCCATCGTCCGTTTTTCTGATGATCGGCCCCGCGTGCAGGATCGCGCCGCCTCTGATATCTAGCGGCAGCTCGCGGCCCTCCTCTACGACGCGTCTGTGCGGCACATCGCGACAGGTGACGATGTGTCCGCTGAGGTATATCACGTCGCCGATCTTGATATCCGCTAGATCCTCGGCCTTGATCGGCGTGGTTAAAATTTTCTTACTCATAGCGCGAACTCCTTGTGCGATTTTATGGCAAAGCTTAGCTGCTCGTCCCAGACGATATGGCCTTTGCGGTGCGACCAGCAGCCCACGTTTACGGCGACAGCGATGACGCTTGGGTGGCGGGCGCAGTTCTCGATATGCACGCCCATCACCGAGCTTGCGCCGCTCATGCCTTGCGGACCTAGGCCGATTTTATTGATGCCCTCTTCGAGCAGCTTTTCGGTTAGCGCGGCGTGGTCGTTTGGATTACGCGAGCCAAGAGGTCTCATCAGCGCTTTTTTAGATAGCAGCGACGCCACGTCGATCGAGGTGCCCACGCCTACGCCTACTAACAGCGGCGGACAGGCGTTTATGCCGTAGCTGGTCATTATGTCCATGACGAATTTCACGACCCCCTCGTAGCCCATGCCCGGCATCAGTACGGTTGCCTTGCCGGGCAGGCTACAGCCGCCGCCCGCCATATAGGTGTGTATCTCGCACTCGCTGCTACCCGGTACGATCTCCCAAAATACGCTCGGCGTGCCCTTACCGACGTTTTTGCCGGTGTTGTACTCGTCAAATGTCTCGACGCTGTTGTGACGCAGCGGAGCCTCGCGCGTAGCTCGTAGCACCGCCTCTCGCAGCAGCTCCTCAAGCTCGCCGATGAGCGGGAAGTTCGCGCCGCAGCGCACGAAAAACTGAATCACGCCCGTATCCTGACAGGATGGACGGTCTAGCTGCTTAGCTAGGCGCTGGTTTTCAAACATCGTTTTGTAGATCTCCTTTGCCAGCGGCTGCGTCTCGCATTTGCTAAGCTCCCGTAGCTTCGCCGTCACGTCGTCAGGCAACACCTTGCCCGTGTAGCCGACGAATTTTGCCATAACTTCGGTCATCTTTTGCACGGCTTTTTCTTTATCCATCGCTTCTCCTTTTTTCAAATTTTTCATACGCGCCTGCTAGGACGCAGCCCGCAGCGTAGCAGAGCAGGTCGGCAAAATCAAACGTCCCGCCGATCATTACTTTTAAAATTTTATTTTCTATGCCTAAAATTTGCACCGCGCCAAAATACTGCGCAAGCTCCAAAGCCGCCGCGAACGCGAAAATTTTAAGCGGGAAATTTAAAGGCGGCTCGCTAAAAATAGCCCGCGCCAAAGCATAAAGCAAGATAACGGCCAAAACGTCGCCCGCGTAGTGGCGCACGAAGCCGCCCTTTACGCAGATCGCGATGTAAATTTCGACCGCCAAAAGCACGCCAGCCGCGGCTAAAAATGCTAGCCTCATCCGCGCGCTTTGCCTCGTTTGCGGCTTTTGCATGCGCTTTGCTGCGTCTTTCAGCCCAGTTTTTTGCTCGCTTAAATTTTCCCCTCGCAACGCTTTCCTTTTAAATTTAGCCGTTAAATTTGCCTCGCGCGGCGGGCGTAAATTCAGAGATGATTTATCAGGCTCGCGTTATATGCGGCGCCAAAGCCGTTGTCGATATTTACGACGCTGACACCGTTTGCGCAGCTGTTTAGCATCGCTAGCAGCGCCGCCAGCCCGCCGAAGCTCGCGCCGTATCCCACGCTGGTGGGCACCGCGATCACCGGCACGCTAACAAGACCCGCCAGCACGCTAGCTAGCGCACCCTCCATGCCCGCCACCGCGATGACGACCTTTGCACCGCGTATCTGCTCTAAATTTGCGATCAGCCTATGCAGTCCCGCCACGCCCGCGTCGCTAAATTTGCGCGCGTCGTTGCCTAGAAATCTCGCTGTCTCGTACGCCTCTTCCACGACCGCGCCGTCGGCGGTGCCGGCAGATACTATCGCGATGTAGCTTTGCGTGAGCGCTGGCTCTTTAAAATTGACGGTGACGACGCGGCCGCGAGCGTTAAACTCCGCCTGCGGTAAGATTTCGCGCACCTGCTCGAAAACCTGCTCGTTCGTGCGCGTGATCAGGATATTTTGCCGCCTCGCGCCGATCGCCTCTGCGATGCGTAAAATTTCATCATCCGTTTTACCCTCGCCGTAGATCACCTCGCCTGCGCCGTTTCGCAGGGCGCGCTGAGTGTCGATTTTGGCGCAGCCCACGTCGCTAAAAGGAAAATCCCGTAAAAACTCTATCGCCTCGCGCTCGCTTTTTTCGCCCGATTTTACGGCTCGGATGAAATTTAAAGCCTCATCATTCGTCATTTAAAATCTCCCCGCGAAGCCCCTTTAAATCAAGCAAAATTTCATACTCGCCAAGCGCGGCGATCTCGCGCACGACGGCGCTAAAATCTCCCGCGCAAAAGCGCCTCGTCTCGCTCGCTCCCATTTGCAGCTTAAAGGCTTTACCGTCAAAGCGCGCGCGAACGTTTAAAAATCCGTGCGAGATTAGCAGATTTTCGACTCGCTCCACGAGCGAAATTTCCTCCGCGGAAAACTCCCTATCGTGCGGCAAACGCGTCAGAAGGCACGCGTAGCTGGGCTTGTCCGCGGTCGGCAGTCCAAGCTCGCGGCTAAGCTCTCTAATCTCTGATTTTTTGAGGCCTTTAAGCGGCGAAAGTACGCCAAGCTCGTCTTTTGCTTTGAGCCCGGGGCGGTATTCGCCAAGATCGTCTAGGTTCGTGCCGTCGGCGACGTTTGTAAAGCCTAGATGTTTTGCTAGCTCGATTAGCCGCGTAAAAACCGCCTTTTTGCAGACGTAGCAGCGATCTTGCGGATTATTTTTTACCGCTTCGGGCGCGTCTAGCTCTAAAATTTCGTGCCTGATGCCGTAAGTACGGGTAAATTCCACCGCCTCTTTTATCTCGCGCCCCGACATATAGGGCGATTTTAGCGTGATCGCCACCGCGCGCTGGCCTAGCGTATCGGCGGCAACGCGCAGCAGTAGCGAGCTATCCACGCCGCCGCTAAACGCTACGGCTAAATTTTCCAGCTTTTTTATATCATTTTTTAGAATTTCTAGTTTCGTCATATTTTTTTAAAGTCTCGTTTCTAACCTCGCGGATCGTCGTTTGAAATCTCTGCGCGGCTTTTTTGCAGCCTTCGAATTCGGGCTTGATTTTTAAAATTTCGGGGTAATTTCGGACTAAATTTTCATCCGTCAAATTTTGCTCGGCGTTAAAACCGCAAGCTCGGCCGCGCGAAATTTTAAGCCTTATTTTGCCGTATTTGGTCTCTACCTCGCAAAACTCGCGCGCAAGCTCGGTTTTCCTCACGGCGCACTCTCTAACTCCGATTGCCGTCGTATGCGCGAAAATAAGCCCCTTTATCCGTGCGGCGTCCCTCTTGCGGCACAGCGCGTTTAGCTCAAAGCCCGCGCGTCCCTTTTTCATAAAAATAGACCTGCTAAACACGTCCAGCGCGCCGCTATCTCGCAAAATATCGCACGCAAAGGCAAAGCTCTCGGCGTCCATATCGTCGATATTGGTGGAGATTAAAATCCGCTCGCAAAGCTTGCCGTAGCCAGCCTGCGCGCTTAAATTCTGCTCATCGCTCAAGCCTAAATCCTCGCTCGTTTCGCAAAGTATCACGCGAAGCGCGTTGGCAAAATCTGCGACGTCTTTATCGCCAGCGCCGTAGCCCGTGCTTAAAATTTTAAAATTTCGCGGCGACTCGCGGCGGTCTTGCTCCCTTAAATTTAGCGCGCAGGCCTTTAAAATCGCCGCTCCTGTGGGCGTAGTCATCTCGAAATTCGCCCGCCCTAAGCTTACTTGCGCGCCTTTTAAAATTTCGCAAACCGCAGGCGCCGGTACGGCCAGCCTGCCGTGATCGCAATGCGCAAAACCGCCGCCAAGCTCGATAGGCGAAGCAAAAATTTGCGGCGCGCCCAAAGCCTCCAAGCAGATAGCCGCGCCCACTACGTCCGCGATGCTATCTATCGCGCCCACTTCGTGAAAATGTACTTGCTCTACGCTAGTGCCGTGGATTTTGGCCTCGGCTCGCGCGATAACGCTAAAAATTTCGCTTGCGGTTTTTTTTACGAAAGCGCTTAGTCTAGAACTCTCGATAAGCTCTAAAATTTGCGCGAAATTTCGCGGATGCGGGCGGTTTTGGGCGGGCTTATCCGCTCTAAATTCGGCGCCGTGAATTTTGCCTTTTAAATTTTGGCGCGGGCTAAATTTAGCACCCGAGACGCCAAGCGGAATTTGATCCCGATTTGTCGCGCAAACGACGTCTATTTTGGTTGCGGAGATACCGCATTTTAGCACTTTGCGCTTGCGTAGGTAAAACTCGCTAGCTAAATTTAGCTTAGCAAGCTGGGCGCAAAGATAGCTAAAATCCGCGCCCAGATCCACCAGCGCGCCTAAATTCATATCGCCGCTGATACCTGCGCTCGCGTCGTAGTAAAGAAATTTCGCCAAGCTTAAACCTTAGGCACGGTCATCGAGCCAAACGGCAAGATGATGATCCCGGTGTCCGCGCCTTTTTGCGCGAGCGCGTCGTCTAGGGCCTTTTGCAAATCATGATACGGTTTTAGGTGAACGGCTCGCATCTCATCGTCGCTAAGCTCGCTCACCGCCCAGGTCTGCGCCCAGAGCGAAATTTCGGCCATTTTAGCGGCCTTGTGATAGCCTAGGTGAAATTCGTTTGAAATTTTTTCCAGCACCTCTTGCGGAGTCGGTGCGGACGCCATTAGGTTAAAAAACGGCTTTGGACCGATGCCCGTGCGGCACTTTGCGACCATTATCAAAATCCCGTCCTTAGCAAGCGCTAGTTTGCCGTTATCTAAGGCCTTTTGCGCTTGATAGAGATCGACGTCCATAGGGTAG
Encoded proteins:
- the ttdB gene encoding L(+)-tartrate dehydratase subunit beta produces the protein MSKKILTTPIKAEDLADIKIGDVIYLSGHIVTCRDVPHRRVVEEGRELPLDIRGGAILHAGPIIRKTDDGGKEGFEMVSVGPTTSMRMEKFEREFIAKTGVRLIVGKGGMGEGTMSGCKEFGAIHCVFPAGCAVVAATQVEEIESADWTELGMPETLWKCRVKEFGPLIVSIDAHGNNLFEQNKVKFNEKKDAALAEILPQVGFIK
- the ttdA gene encoding L(+)-tartrate dehydratase subunit alpha, with the protein product MDKEKAVQKMTEVMAKFVGYTGKVLPDDVTAKLRELSKCETQPLAKEIYKTMFENQRLAKQLDRPSCQDTGVIQFFVRCGANFPLIGELEELLREAVLRATREAPLRHNSVETFDEYNTGKNVGKGTPSVFWEIVPGSSECEIHTYMAGGGCSLPGKATVLMPGMGYEGVVKFVMDIMTSYGINACPPLLVGVGVGTSIDVASLLSKKALMRPLGSRNPNDHAALTEKLLEEGINKIGLGPQGMSGASSVMGVHIENCARHPSVIAVAVNVGCWSHRKGHIVWDEQLSFAIKSHKEFAL
- a CDS encoding DUF2809 domain-containing protein produces the protein MRGENLSEQKTGLKDAAKRMQKPQTRQSARMRLAFLAAAGVLLAVEIYIAICVKGGFVRHYAGDVLAVILLYALARAIFSEPPLNFPLKIFAFAAALELAQYFGAVQILGIENKILKVMIGGTFDFADLLCYAAGCVLAGAYEKFEKRRSDG
- the larB gene encoding nickel pincer cofactor biosynthesis protein LarB, whose protein sequence is MTNDEALNFIRAVKSGEKSEREAIEFLRDFPFSDVGCAKIDTQRALRNGAGEVIYGEGKTDDEILRIAEAIGARRQNILITRTNEQVFEQVREILPQAEFNARGRVVTVNFKEPALTQSYIAIVSAGTADGAVVEEAYETARFLGNDARKFSDAGVAGLHRLIANLEQIRGAKVVIAVAGMEGALASVLAGLVSVPVIAVPTSVGYGASFGGLAALLAMLNSCANGVSVVNIDNGFGAAYNASLINHL
- the larE gene encoding ATP-dependent sacrificial sulfur transferase LarE is translated as MTKLEILKNDIKKLENLAVAFSGGVDSSLLLRVAADTLGQRAVAITLKSPYMSGREIKEAVEFTRTYGIRHEILELDAPEAVKNNPQDRCYVCKKAVFTRLIELAKHLGFTNVADGTNLDDLGEYRPGLKAKDELGVLSPLKGLKKSEIRELSRELGLPTADKPSYACLLTRLPHDREFSAEEISLVERVENLLISHGFLNVRARFDGKAFKLQMGASETRRFCAGDFSAVVREIAALGEYEILLDLKGLRGEILNDE
- the larC gene encoding nickel pincer cofactor biosynthesis protein LarC encodes the protein MAKFLYYDASAGISGDMNLGALVDLGADFSYLCAQLAKLNLASEFYLRKRKVLKCGISATKIDVVCATNRDQIPLGVSGAKFSPRQNLKGKIHGAEFRADKPAQNRPHPRNFAQILELIESSRLSAFVKKTASEIFSVIARAEAKIHGTSVEQVHFHEVGAIDSIADVVGAAICLEALGAPQIFASPIELGGGFAHCDHGRLAVPAPAVCEILKGAQVSLGRANFEMTTPTGAAILKACALNLREQDRRESPRNFKILSTGYGAGDKDVADFANALRVILCETSEDLGLSDEQNLSAQAGYGKLCERILISTNIDDMDAESFAFACDILRDSGALDVFSRSIFMKKGRAGFELNALCRKRDAARIKGLIFAHTTAIGVRECAVRKTELAREFCEVETKYGKIRLKISRGRACGFNAEQNLTDENLVRNYPEILKIKPEFEGCKKAAQRFQTTIREVRNETLKKYDETRNSKK